In the genome of Sulfurimonas autotrophica DSM 16294, the window AAAATCACTCTCTTTTTCTTTCATGTTTTCAAAATCAAAGTAGTCTATGATTTGCTCTTTGTCATAACCTTGTTGCAGGAGTTTATCTATGATTTTTTTATGTGCTGTCGCATGTTCTTGCACCCATGTTTCGTAACCCATTTAGACTCCTTTGCTTTGTGCTTTTGAAAGGGCACCTCTAACAAACCCTAATCATTCTCAGCATTATAACAAGTAAACTAATATAAGGTGAAACTACGCAGAGGCTACAGGTAGCCTCAAATGGTTTGAACGCAGTAGTAGTTTACTTGTTATAATGCCCATAGGGAGGCTAAATATGGAGCAATCTTGCACACAATTTTTTTTCAGCGTAGCTATGGCTATGCTTTAAAAAAAGTTCTGCACAATCTTACTTCATCTTTAGCCTCTGAGATTGGTTAGGGTTTTTTAGAAGTGCCCATGATAAGATAGATAAAAAACGGCCCGCCAATAATGGCTGTAATAATGCCGATAGGCAGTTCACTTTGTGTCTGCATCGTTCGTGAAATTGTATCACACAGTACCAAAAAAAGGCCGCCAAACAGAGTTGTTTTTATAATTCTTTTGCTGATATTCACAGGGTAGAGTTTGTGCACAATGTGCGGAACAATAAGCCCGACAAAACCAATAGGACCGCTGATACTGACAAGAATACCGATGGCAAAAGAGGAAACAATGAGTAAAATCAGGGTAACTTTTTTTGTATTTACACCTTTGAGCTGTGCCTGCTCTGAGGAAACACTTAAAAGCTGCAATTCAAACCTGTACATGTAAATAAATACAAAGAGTATGATGGCTGCAATGCTGATTATAAGAGGATATTGCCAGCCGATGACGGAGAGAGAACCCATAGTAAAACGTATGAGCATGTCATTTTGTATAGCACTGCCGAGGTAAAAAATGACCATCAAAACGGCACTGTAAAAAAGAGAAAGCGCAATACCCAAAAGTAAAAGAGACTCCGCATGACTTTGACGTAAGAACTGGGCGAGATAGAGCAGTAAAAAGACAGTGAACAAAGCGCCCAAAAAACCAAAAATAGAGATGGCGGCAAAACCAAAAAGAAGCGTGCCGAGTGAGAGTTTTATAGCAATACCTGCACCCAAAACCGCTCCGCTTGATATTCCCAACGTATAAGGAGTCATCAAAGCATTTCTAAAAAGTGTCTGAAACAATAGTCCGCTGATTGCCAAAACAGCACCTGCAAAGAAGGTAAAAAGTACCCGAGGAAGACGCAAATCAAAGAAAATTTTTGCATCTAAAGAGTTTACATGGAAGATGTTTTTCGGACTCAAATCAACAGAACCGACAAAGGCTGAGAGTAAAAATACACCTACTAACAGAAGCCAAATAAGTTTTCTAATCATACTTCACCGCCAAAGATTCAAATGCAACGCCGTAAAGCTGCCCCAGCGAGGCATCATTAAAGAAATCTTTTTCATAATAGGTGGCCGATTTGTTTTTTATAAAAAGAACAGGCGTATTAACCGAAGCAGCGAGGTGCAGGTCATGGGTGATGAGTATGACGGTGTGTCTGGCTTTGAGCTCTTTTATATGAGAGGCGATTATTTTTGAGTTGTGAGGATCCAGGTTAGCTGTAGGTTCGTCAAAAATGATGATTTTGCTTTGCTGCGTGAGTGCTTGTGCAATGAGAACGAGCTGTTGTTCTCCGGAACTGAGCTGACTTACAAGATGTTCACTCAAATGTATAATATTTAAAAACTCCAGCATCTCTTTTGTAATGTTTTTGTCTTCCTCAGAGTAGTCAAAAAAACTCTTTTTGTAGGCAAACCTGCCTAAAAGCACAAATTCACTGACAGATATATCAGGGTCATAAATTTCCAGTTTTGCGGGAATATAAGCAATGAGTTTTGCTTTTTCGTTGAGCGAAAGTGCTTTTGTGTTTTTATGCTCAAGAAATATTTCTCCTTCATAATCTATAAGAGAGCAAATTGCTTTTGCCAGTGTACTTTTACCCGAACCGTTCGCACCGAGAATACTCAGATGTGTGTTTATATCCAAAGAGATGTTTTCAAAAACAGTGTTGTTTTCATACTTACATGTAAGGTTGTGAAGCTTAATCATTCATTTCCCCACAGAGCCGTTTTATGGTAAGAGCAACTCTTTGTGAAGGAATATGCAGATAATCTTCATCAATAATAGAAATCTTTTTGTTTTTTGCGGCTTTGGTGGGCAGGGCATACCAGTTTTGCAAAGCTTGTTTTATGTTTACGTTTGGTTCGGTAGCATGAGAATGCAAAATAATGATTTGCTGAGGATTTAAAGCAATAACATTCTCATAATTTAAAACAGGTTGGTTTGTTGTGTGTGAGGTGTAAGCGTTTGTATTGCCGCAGACTTTGATAATGTCATCAAAAAAGATGCCATGCCCCGCTATATAGATACCGTTTCGCAAATCTTCTTTGAGCCCGTAAACTATCATTACACTGTGCGGATGTTTGGCTTTTGGTGTATTTGTTATGGCGTTAGTTATGTTTGTATTGAGCTTTTTTGCCTCTTTTAGTGCATGCAGAATTTCACCCAGTTTTTTTATAGAGTTTTGTATGTCAGGCAGAGTTTTTAGCGTAAGCATAACTGTTTTTATATGAAACTTTTTAAGTTGCTCCAAAGTGTTTTGGTTAAAAGTCTGTCCTACAACCAGAGTAGGGCAAAGTGCTATGATTTTTTCTATATTAGGAGTTTGATACCCTCCGATAACAGGCAGCTTTTGTGCCTCTTTGGGGTAGAGCGAATAGCTGCTCGTGGCAACAAGTGCATTGCCATGATGCAGACCGTAAATAATTTCGGTAATAGAAGGGCTCAAAGAGACAACCCTCTCATTTGCCCAAAGGTTGAGTATAAAAAGTGAGATAAGGAGAAGTGTTTTTATACTCATAATTTTACCTTTTAATATTTGAGTTTAAAGCCGATAATTGCTGTTGTTGTGAAATTTACAGGGTATATAGCATTATCTCTAATCCATAAGCCGTTCTTTTGGTTAAACAGATTATTTATTTTAGCGAAAACTTCCCAATTATCTTTTGCATATGTTGCCGAGACGTCTGTTGAGGTGTACGCTTCTTGCTTTTGTGTCAAGTTATTATTAAAATCATTTGCAGCATAGGCGTTTGAACGATACACCTCAGTCAATGCTAGTGTCGCAAATTTGTTTGGCAAATAGTTCAGTGTTGCTTTTACATTATGATTACTTACGCCCGGAAGTTCATTTCCTGAGTAATTATTACCATTTTCAATTTCATCATCTATGATTGCTTTTACATAGT includes:
- a CDS encoding FecCD family ABC transporter permease, with the translated sequence MIRKLIWLLLVGVFLLSAFVGSVDLSPKNIFHVNSLDAKIFFDLRLPRVLFTFFAGAVLAISGLLFQTLFRNALMTPYTLGISSGAVLGAGIAIKLSLGTLLFGFAAISIFGFLGALFTVFLLLYLAQFLRQSHAESLLLLGIALSLFYSAVLMVIFYLGSAIQNDMLIRFTMGSLSVIGWQYPLIISIAAIILFVFIYMYRFELQLLSVSSEQAQLKGVNTKKVTLILLIVSSFAIGILVSISGPIGFVGLIVPHIVHKLYPVNISKRIIKTTLFGGLFLVLCDTISRTMQTQSELPIGIITAIIGGPFFIYLIMGTSKKP
- a CDS encoding ABC transporter ATP-binding protein yields the protein MIKLHNLTCKYENNTVFENISLDINTHLSILGANGSGKSTLAKAICSLIDYEGEIFLEHKNTKALSLNEKAKLIAYIPAKLEIYDPDISVSEFVLLGRFAYKKSFFDYSEEDKNITKEMLEFLNIIHLSEHLVSQLSSGEQQLVLIAQALTQQSKIIIFDEPTANLDPHNSKIIASHIKELKARHTVILITHDLHLAASVNTPVLFIKNKSATYYEKDFFNDASLGQLYGVAFESLAVKYD
- a CDS encoding ABC transporter substrate-binding protein is translated as MSIKTLLLISLFILNLWANERVVSLSPSITEIIYGLHHGNALVATSSYSLYPKEAQKLPVIGGYQTPNIEKIIALCPTLVVGQTFNQNTLEQLKKFHIKTVMLTLKTLPDIQNSIKKLGEILHALKEAKKLNTNITNAITNTPKAKHPHSVMIVYGLKEDLRNGIYIAGHGIFFDDIIKVCGNTNAYTSHTTNQPVLNYENVIALNPQQIIILHSHATEPNVNIKQALQNWYALPTKAAKNKKISIIDEDYLHIPSQRVALTIKRLCGEMND